In Bacteroidota bacterium, a genomic segment contains:
- a CDS encoding DUF4249 family protein produces the protein MSLFKLKKLSVMKRVFFTLLTILLIGVLNSCKTDFDINAEQKDITVVYGLLDQAETTHYIKITKAFLGEQNALVMATDPANSNYNSEIQVKIEEYNNGTRTWFAYLNDTIINNKESGAFYSPTQKVYVFHKALNEDRRYKLTITNTETGKEVTAETLLVKDFNILSPLYYSINPQISFITPAGKYIDGEAKWDGAVNGRLYEPTIRFHYTEINKTTLAVDSTKYVDWILPSQKSAKLDGKETLLSSYNGETFFKILQGAIKVDNNLERKIGKVDFMLSVGGDELSTYIDLNRPSTSIIQERPVYTNIGNGIGIFSCRHTKVLRGFSMSGLTATEVINGQYTSELGFVP, from the coding sequence GTTTATTCAAGCTAAAGAAGCTTAGTGTGATGAAACGTGTTTTTTTTACGTTGCTGACTATATTACTAATAGGTGTGCTCAATTCGTGCAAAACGGATTTTGACATCAATGCCGAACAAAAGGATATTACGGTGGTTTATGGTCTTCTGGATCAGGCAGAAACAACACATTACATCAAAATCACCAAAGCGTTTTTAGGAGAGCAAAATGCGCTGGTAATGGCTACCGACCCGGCCAACAGTAATTACAATTCTGAAATTCAGGTCAAGATAGAAGAATATAACAATGGCACGCGCACCTGGTTTGCCTATTTGAACGATACCATTATTAATAACAAAGAATCAGGTGCATTTTACAGTCCCACACAAAAAGTATATGTTTTTCATAAAGCCTTGAATGAGGACAGGCGTTACAAGCTCACGATAACCAATACCGAAACGGGCAAAGAAGTAACGGCAGAAACATTGCTGGTGAAAGATTTTAACATTCTTTCCCCATTGTATTATTCCATAAATCCCCAAATCAGTTTTATTACCCCTGCAGGTAAATATATCGATGGTGAAGCGAAATGGGATGGAGCGGTGAACGGGCGACTTTACGAACCAACAATCCGCTTTCATTATACCGAAATCAATAAAACGACCCTTGCAGTTGATTCTACAAAATATGTTGACTGGATTTTACCTTCGCAAAAATCGGCCAAGCTCGATGGCAAAGAAACCCTGCTAAGCAGTTACAACGGAGAAACCTTTTTTAAAATTCTTCAGGGTGCCATTAAAGTCGACAATAATCTTGAACGCAAAATCGGCAAGGTGGATTTCATGTTATCCGTTGGCGGTGATGAACTTAGCACATACATTGATTTAAATCGTCCTTCCACAAGCATCATTCAGGAAAGGCCCGTTTATACCAACATCGGTAACGGCATCGGAATTTTTTCATGCCGTCATACTAAAGTTCTCCGTGGCTTTTCGATGTCCGGGCTTACTGCAACAGAGGTTATTAACGGGCAATACACTTCAGAATTAGGATTTGTACCCTGA
- the rpsO gene encoding 30S ribosomal protein S15, giving the protein MYLTPELKKNLFKEYGKSEFDTGSSEGQIALFTFRIQHLTGHLKEKKKDTVTRRSLVQLVGKRRRLLDYLKEKDIERYRSIIKKLNIRK; this is encoded by the coding sequence ATGTATCTGACACCTGAATTAAAAAAGAATCTTTTTAAAGAATACGGAAAATCAGAATTTGACACCGGCTCATCCGAAGGACAAATAGCGCTGTTTACGTTTCGCATTCAACATCTTACAGGTCACCTGAAAGAAAAAAAGAAAGACACCGTAACCCGCCGTTCACTGGTTCAGCTTGTAGGTAAAAGAAGGCGGTTACTGGATTATCTGAAAGAAAAAGATATTGAACGCTATCGCAGCATTATCAAAAAACTGAATATCAGGAAATAA
- the pnp gene encoding polyribonucleotide nucleotidyltransferase, translated as MTVQGISKSFTLDDGRTITIETGKLAKQADGAVVVRMGNTMLLATVVSKKEAAPHTDFMPLSVDYQEKYAGTGRFPGGFFKREARPSEYEILISRLVDRALRPLFPDNYHAETQVLITMISGETDVLPDALACLAASSALMVSDIPFHGPISEVRVGRVAGKLTINPTITELQSADIDIMVAANMKDIMMVEGELKEVSENDLVEAMKFAHEAIKIECQAQLDLMEMVEKSKVKREYNHEENDAELEAAIKTFAFQKVYDMASKGIANKHQRKAELDAIAEEFLATMTEEDKAAKMPMFKRYFHAIEKEAIRNCMLDTRKRLDGRVLDEIRPIWCEVDYLPTAHGSAIFTRGETQSLTTVTLGSKLNEQIVDGATIEGKTNFMLHYNFPPFSTGEVKQMRGLGRREVGHGNLALRALKFVLPGGEINPYTVRVVSDILESNGSSSMATVCAGTLALMDAGVKIPKPVSGIAMGLITDDSGRYVVLSDILGDEDHLGDMDFKVCGTRDGITACQMDIKIEGLKYEILAEALEQARRGRLYIMDKITEVMPAPREDYKPHVPRIVKMTIPKEFIGAVIGPGGKIIQEMQNDTKSTIVIQEMGEFGIIDIVSNNLDSIEEVKRRIKMIVAQPEIGEIYKGVVKNIQAFGAFVEILPGKDGLLHISEIDWKRIKEVEEVLHVGDTVEVKLIEVDKKTGKMKLSRKALLEKPANE; from the coding sequence ATGACAGTACAAGGAATTTCAAAAAGCTTCACATTGGATGATGGAAGGACCATCACGATTGAAACAGGCAAGCTGGCAAAACAAGCTGACGGCGCAGTTGTCGTAAGGATGGGTAATACCATGTTGCTTGCCACAGTAGTTTCAAAAAAAGAAGCCGCACCCCATACCGATTTCATGCCCCTTTCCGTAGATTATCAGGAAAAATACGCCGGAACAGGTCGTTTCCCCGGCGGATTTTTTAAACGCGAAGCAAGACCCTCAGAATACGAAATATTGATTTCACGCCTTGTTGACCGTGCACTTCGCCCCCTCTTTCCAGATAATTATCATGCAGAAACACAGGTTCTTATCACCATGATATCGGGCGAAACAGACGTTTTACCCGATGCACTTGCATGCCTTGCCGCTTCTTCAGCTTTGATGGTTTCTGATATTCCCTTCCACGGTCCTATTTCGGAAGTACGCGTTGGCAGGGTTGCCGGAAAACTTACCATCAACCCAACAATTACCGAACTGCAGAGCGCAGACATCGATATTATGGTGGCAGCCAACATGAAAGATATTATGATGGTTGAAGGCGAATTGAAGGAAGTTTCGGAAAACGACCTCGTTGAAGCCATGAAATTTGCACACGAAGCTATTAAAATAGAGTGCCAGGCACAGCTCGACCTTATGGAAATGGTTGAGAAATCAAAAGTTAAACGCGAATACAACCACGAAGAGAACGACGCCGAACTGGAAGCTGCCATAAAAACTTTTGCATTTCAGAAGGTTTATGATATGGCATCAAAAGGCATTGCAAACAAACATCAGCGCAAAGCTGAACTGGATGCCATTGCCGAAGAATTTCTTGCAACAATGACCGAAGAGGATAAAGCTGCAAAAATGCCCATGTTCAAACGCTATTTCCATGCAATTGAAAAAGAAGCCATACGCAATTGCATGCTGGATACCCGCAAACGTTTAGACGGACGCGTACTTGACGAAATCAGACCCATATGGTGCGAGGTGGATTATTTACCCACAGCTCATGGTTCTGCAATTTTTACACGCGGCGAAACACAATCACTGACTACAGTTACCCTTGGTTCCAAACTCAACGAACAAATTGTTGACGGAGCTACCATAGAAGGAAAAACAAACTTCATGCTGCATTATAACTTCCCTCCATTTTCTACAGGCGAAGTGAAACAAATGAGAGGCCTTGGCCGACGCGAAGTAGGACACGGCAATCTGGCATTACGTGCATTGAAATTTGTACTGCCCGGTGGTGAAATTAATCCTTACACCGTTCGCGTTGTTTCCGATATCCTTGAATCGAATGGTTCATCATCAATGGCAACTGTATGTGCCGGCACACTCGCGCTTATGGATGCAGGCGTTAAAATACCCAAACCTGTTTCAGGTATAGCCATGGGACTTATTACCGATGATAGTGGCCGCTACGTTGTTCTTTCAGATATTCTTGGTGACGAAGATCATCTTGGCGACATGGACTTCAAAGTTTGTGGTACCCGCGATGGTATTACAGCCTGCCAGATGGACATCAAGATTGAAGGTCTCAAATATGAGATTCTTGCCGAAGCGCTGGAACAGGCCCGTCGCGGTCGTTTATACATCATGGATAAAATTACCGAAGTGATGCCTGCTCCCCGCGAAGACTACAAACCTCATGTACCACGCATCGTCAAGATGACCATTCCTAAAGAATTCATCGGTGCTGTGATAGGCCCGGGTGGCAAGATTATTCAGGAAATGCAGAACGACACCAAATCAACCATTGTTATTCAGGAAATGGGCGAATTTGGCATCATTGATATCGTTTCAAACAACCTCGATTCAATCGAAGAAGTGAAACGCCGTATAAAAATGATTGTTGCTCAGCCTGAGATTGGTGAGATTTACAAAGGTGTTGTAAAAAACATTCAGGCATTTGGCGCCTTCGTTGAAATTCTTCCGGGAAAAGACGGACTGCTGCATATTTCGGAAATCGACTGGAAACGCATCAAAGAAGTAGAAGAAGTACTTCATGTTGGCGATACTGTTGAAGTAAAACTGATTGAAGTTGACAAGAAAACCGGCAAGATGAAGTTATCGCGCAAAGCCTTACTTGAAAAACCGGCAAACGAATAA
- a CDS encoding RNA polymerase sigma factor RpoD/SigA: MRQLKITKQVTNRETASLDKYLQEIGKVELITAEEEVILAQRIKQGDILALERLTKANLRFVVSVSKQYQNQGLSLPDLINEGNLGLIKAAQRFDETRGFKFISYAVWWIRQSILQALAEQSRIVRLPLNKIGAINRINKAFAAFEQSNQREPNPEEIAELLDISEAEVKESMKNSGRHVSMDAPMISGEDTTMYDMLRSEDGQTPEDGLLFDSLRKEIERAISTLTPREADVIRLYFGLNGKHPLTLEEIAEQFDLTRERVRQIKEKAIRRLKHTSRCKNLKSYLG; this comes from the coding sequence ATGAGGCAGTTAAAAATTACAAAGCAGGTTACCAACAGGGAAACAGCATCACTTGACAAGTATTTGCAGGAAATCGGCAAAGTTGAGCTGATAACGGCAGAAGAAGAAGTGATACTTGCACAACGCATTAAACAAGGCGACATTTTAGCACTTGAACGGCTTACGAAAGCCAATCTGAGATTTGTTGTTTCCGTATCAAAACAATACCAGAATCAAGGACTGAGTCTTCCTGACCTTATCAACGAAGGCAATCTGGGTCTGATAAAAGCTGCACAGCGATTCGACGAAACACGCGGTTTCAAATTTATATCATATGCTGTATGGTGGATTCGTCAGTCGATATTACAGGCTCTGGCCGAACAATCGCGTATTGTACGACTCCCTTTAAATAAAATAGGTGCGATAAACCGCATCAATAAAGCGTTTGCCGCTTTTGAACAATCGAATCAGCGCGAGCCGAATCCGGAAGAAATTGCTGAACTGCTTGATATATCAGAAGCAGAAGTAAAAGAATCGATGAAGAATTCGGGAAGGCATGTATCAATGGACGCACCCATGATCAGTGGCGAGGACACCACGATGTATGATATGCTTCGCAGTGAAGACGGGCAAACCCCTGAAGACGGATTGTTGTTCGACTCGCTGAGAAAAGAGATAGAGCGCGCCATTTCAACGCTTACTCCGCGCGAAGCCGATGTTATCAGGTTGTACTTCGGTTTGAACGGCAAGCACCCACTTACACTTGAAGAAATAGCGGAACAGTTCGACCTTACAAGAGAACGCGTACGCCAGATAAAAGAAAAAGCCATTCGAAGGCTTAAACATACTTCGCGCTGCAAAAATCTGAAATCCTATCTCGGATAA